DNA from Arthrobacter sp. StoSoilB19:
GGCGCCGACTGTGCGGTGTTCCTGGTGGCGTACGACAAGGGTTCGGGGCAGCCTGTGGGCTGCGGGGGGCTGCGGCTCCTGGACGGATCGACGGCGGAAATCAAGCGCCTCTACGTACTGCCGTACACGCGGGGATCCGGGGTGGCCAGCTCCATCCTGGCGGCCCTGGAAGCGGAGGCCTTCAGGCAGGGCATTACCCGCATCAAGGCAGAGGCGGGGTCCGCGCAGCCGGACGGCCGGAACTTCTACGAGAATTCAGGATTCGAGGCCATCCCGAACTTCGGTCCCTACGTCGGGGTGGAACACTCGTACTGCTACGCCAAGAGCATCAATGCCCGCAGCGCGGCGCAAACCGCCATGGCCTAGCAGTGGAGCCCGTGGCACCGGTGCCGGCGCGCCGTCACACTGGAAGGGCGCACCGCCCCTTCGGCTAATCTCAGCCTATGGAAACAGCGGACATCACCTTCCGGACCCGCAAGTGGGTGCGGCCCGAGGACCTCAACGCCAACGGGACGCTCTTCGGCGGCAGCCTGCTGAAATGGATTGACGAAGAGGCCGCCATCTATGCCATCCTCCAGCTGGGAAACGGCCGCGCCGTCACCAAGTACATTTCGGAGATCAACTTCGTCAGCTCGGCCGTCCAGGGCGACCTCATCGAGATGGGCCTCACGGCCACCCGGTTTGGCCGGACCTCCCTCACCATGCGCGCCGAGGTCCGCAACATGATCACGCGGCAAAGCATCCTCACCATCGAGGAGATCGTGTTCGTGAACCTGAACCAGGACGGCAAGCCCGAGCCGCACGGCTACACGGAGATCACCTACGACCGGGACCGGATTCCCACGCACCACCTCAGCGGTACCACGGTCAAGGACTAACGTTCGCCCCCGGTTCACGCCGCGGGCCCCCAGAGTTTCCCCATCTGGTCCAAAGTGGACAGCCGGGCTGTTTATCGAATCGATAGGTATAACAGCCCGGTTTTTGTCATGCGCGGCTATAGGCTGTGCGGACATGCTCCGATTCCAGTCCAGAAATGAGTCCTGATCGTGCGTAAATTGCAGACTTTGGTTGCCGCCGCCGTCGCCGTCACCCTCCTCGCCGGATGCGGTGGTGGATCGAACCCACCAACTTCAACGGGGGAAGCTTCCAAAGCTCCGCAAGGTGCGTCCGGGGACACCCTGGTTGTCTACACCAACTCCAACGGTGAAGGCCGGGGTGACTGGCTGGCCGCCAAGGCGGCCGAGGCCGGATTCAAGATTGAGATCGTGGGGGCCGGCGGCGCTGATGCCACCAATAAACTCATTGCCGAGAAGAACAACCCGATCGCGGACGTCGCATTCGGCTTGAACAACATGTACTTCTCGCAGATCAAGAACGAGGGCGCATTGGAGGCCTATCAGCCGGCGTGGGCAGGTGACGTGGACAAGGGACTCGGTGACGGCGAGACGTACTGGCCCCTCGTGAAGCAGGCGATCCTCCTTGGCTACAACTCTGACAAGTTCGCCAAGGATGCAGCACCGAAGGACTGGACTGACCTGTGGGCCAAGGATGAGTTCAAGAGCCGCTATGAAAGGGTCACCGGCCTGGGCACCGCCACAGCCCAGCTGGTCTTTGCCGGCATCCTCTCGCGCTACCGGGACGACTCAGGGGATTTGGGAATCTCCGATGACGGTTGGAAGCAGGTTGAGCAGTACTTCAAGAACGGAAGTCCCGCCGTGGCGAAAACCGACCTGTTCGCCCGCATCGCATCCGGTGAAGTGGACATGGGGCAGATGCCGTCCTCGATCATTGCCGATCGCGAAAAGTCCTTCAAGGTGAACGTCGACACGGTGATCCCTGCGGTTGGCGTCCCGCTGGCGGTAGAGCAGATCGCGCTGGTGAAGGGGACCAAGAAAAAGGACCAGGCGCAGAAGTTCATCGACTGGTTTGGCAGCGCCGAGGTCCAAGGCGAGTTCGCCCAGAAGTTCAACTCCATGCCGGTCAACAAGGGCGCCCAGGCAAAGGCCAATCCCGAGGTGGTGGGCTTCTTCGCGGATCTTAAGCAGCAGGACATCGACTGGGACTTCGTCCAGAAGAACATGGGTGCCTGGGTGGAGAAGATCGAGCTCGAGTACATGACGTAACCGTCCTGCCAGTCACCGTTCCGCTTTCCATCAGACAGGTATGCCATGATCCGCTTGGAAAACATCGAAGTTACCTTTGGCGATTTCACCGCCATTCCGCAGCTGGACCTGCATGTGCGCCCCGGCGAGTTCTTCACCCTCCTGGGGCCCTCGGGCTGTGGAAAGACGACGGCGCTGCGCACCTTGGCCGGCTTCATCCAGCCGGCCAAGGGTACGGTCCGGGTGGATGGAAAGGACGTGACCCGGCTTCCCAGCGACAAGCGGCAGGTGGGCATGGTGTTCCAAAATTACGCCCTGTTCCCCAGCATGAGCGTGTGGGAAAACATCGCCTTCGGGCTCCGTGTCCGGAAAGAAAAACCTGCCGAGAGCGACCGACTTGTGCGGGATATCGCGCGGCGCGTTGAGCTCAGTGATGAGCAGCTGGCAAAGAATGTGGCGGAGCTCTCCGGTGGCCAGCAGCAGCGGGTGGCCGTTGCACGGGCCCTGGTGCTGCGGCCCAAGATCCTGCTGCTGGACGAGCCCCTGTCAAACCTGGACGCCAAGCTGCGCCACCAGCTGCGCCAGCAGCTCAAGGACCTGCAGAGTGAATTTGG
Protein-coding regions in this window:
- a CDS encoding GNAT family N-acetyltransferase, giving the protein MQTNPRLNIRQVPWSNPVGADLRRAQQAELDARFGRPDHEPGPPPSGADCAVFLVAYDKGSGQPVGCGGLRLLDGSTAEIKRLYVLPYTRGSGVASSILAALEAEAFRQGITRIKAEAGSAQPDGRNFYENSGFEAIPNFGPYVGVEHSYCYAKSINARSAAQTAMA
- a CDS encoding ABC transporter ATP-binding protein, encoding MIRLENIEVTFGDFTAIPQLDLHVRPGEFFTLLGPSGCGKTTALRTLAGFIQPAKGTVRVDGKDVTRLPSDKRQVGMVFQNYALFPSMSVWENIAFGLRVRKEKPAESDRLVRDIARRVELSDEQLAKNVAELSGGQQQRVAVARALVLRPKILLLDEPLSNLDAKLRHQLRQQLKDLQSEFGITTVYVTHDQDEALAMSDRVAVFNKGVIEQVGTPQDIYDHAATEFVCNFIGDSSTLTPDFVSEVNQLSGAGLSTDARSYLRVEKASLDRPSGGGTAVGLPATVVSRTYHGLHSRYVVRSHGADIRLLVRENGGRHPEAGTNTTVYVQPEHILQYHPETGVSLRRDRAVALP
- a CDS encoding hotdog domain-containing protein, which encodes METADITFRTRKWVRPEDLNANGTLFGGSLLKWIDEEAAIYAILQLGNGRAVTKYISEINFVSSAVQGDLIEMGLTATRFGRTSLTMRAEVRNMITRQSILTIEEIVFVNLNQDGKPEPHGYTEITYDRDRIPTHHLSGTTVKD
- a CDS encoding extracellular solute-binding protein produces the protein MRKLQTLVAAAVAVTLLAGCGGGSNPPTSTGEASKAPQGASGDTLVVYTNSNGEGRGDWLAAKAAEAGFKIEIVGAGGADATNKLIAEKNNPIADVAFGLNNMYFSQIKNEGALEAYQPAWAGDVDKGLGDGETYWPLVKQAILLGYNSDKFAKDAAPKDWTDLWAKDEFKSRYERVTGLGTATAQLVFAGILSRYRDDSGDLGISDDGWKQVEQYFKNGSPAVAKTDLFARIASGEVDMGQMPSSIIADREKSFKVNVDTVIPAVGVPLAVEQIALVKGTKKKDQAQKFIDWFGSAEVQGEFAQKFNSMPVNKGAQAKANPEVVGFFADLKQQDIDWDFVQKNMGAWVEKIELEYMT